In Roseomonas fluvialis, one genomic interval encodes:
- a CDS encoding ABC transporter substrate-binding protein — MFLIDRRQMLALAAWSAAASKAYAQAPMHPQERELYEAAKREGEITWYTGQYSADASEAAGRAFNERYPGVRCNVVRSTSQVAFQRLSQDFRAGVGQCDVFSSTNGGHYIQLKRQNRLVRFRPVNADGLLPILRTPDPDNFFQSSFLGIYLMGHNTNLVSEAEAPKSWTDVLDPKWKDKLAVGHPGFSGAIGLWALQMRTMFGPDYLRRFERNKPQVGRSSIDPVTMMTAGERSVGVAVPSASTLFAASRGNPLKLIYPTEGVIAALSPSAIPTNAPHPNAAKLFQEFQTGPALSTAVRLLFNESIRPDVPPPEGSRPLDQVTMLAPTLEQAERGVPEVREQWREIFGV; from the coding sequence ATGTTCCTGATCGACAGGCGACAGATGCTCGCGCTCGCGGCGTGGTCCGCAGCAGCGAGCAAGGCCTACGCGCAAGCGCCCATGCACCCGCAGGAACGCGAGCTCTATGAAGCCGCGAAGCGCGAGGGCGAGATCACCTGGTACACCGGCCAGTACAGCGCCGATGCCTCCGAGGCCGCCGGGCGCGCCTTCAACGAACGCTATCCGGGCGTGCGCTGCAACGTGGTGCGCAGCACGTCACAGGTGGCCTTCCAGCGGCTGTCGCAGGACTTCCGCGCCGGCGTCGGGCAGTGCGATGTGTTCTCCTCGACCAATGGCGGGCACTACATCCAGCTGAAGCGGCAGAACCGCCTGGTGCGATTCCGCCCGGTGAATGCTGATGGGCTGCTGCCCATCCTGCGCACGCCCGACCCGGACAATTTCTTCCAGTCCTCCTTCCTCGGCATCTACCTGATGGGCCACAACACCAACCTGGTGTCGGAGGCCGAGGCGCCGAAATCCTGGACCGACGTGCTGGATCCGAAGTGGAAGGACAAGCTCGCGGTCGGGCATCCGGGCTTCAGCGGCGCGATCGGGCTCTGGGCGCTTCAGATGCGCACCATGTTCGGCCCCGACTACCTCCGCCGGTTCGAACGCAACAAGCCGCAGGTGGGGCGTTCGTCGATCGACCCTGTCACCATGATGACGGCGGGCGAGCGGTCGGTCGGCGTGGCGGTGCCCTCGGCGTCCACGTTGTTCGCGGCGTCGCGCGGCAATCCGCTGAAGCTGATCTACCCGACCGAGGGCGTCATCGCCGCGCTGTCGCCGTCGGCGATCCCGACCAATGCGCCGCACCCCAACGCGGCGAAGCTGTTCCAGGAATTCCAGACCGGCCCGGCGCTGTCCACCGCCGTTCGCCTGCTGTTCAACGAAAGCATCCGCCCCGACGTGCCGCCGCCGGAGGGCTCGCGTCCGCTCGACCAGGTGACGATGCTCGCGCCCACGCTGGAGCAGGCCGAGCGCGGCGTGCCGGAGGTGCGCGAGCAATGGCGCGAGATCTTCGGCGTCTGA
- a CDS encoding alpha/beta hydrolase, which produces MKRSRRALLAAGGALALPGCSPARIAAALTPSGGYVVRRDIAYGPLPRHRVDVYTPEAAAADTPVVVFLHGGAWRNGSKDTYGFLGEAFASRGIATAVPNYRLYPQVRFPTFVEDCALAMSWAAGAPDLPSGARVLAGHSAGAHIAMLLALDPRWGVAAPAGVVGIAGPYDFLPLRAGGFLADLFGGTNRAETQPITFADRPGPPMLLLHGLADRTVLPEQSERLATRRRAAGYRAQVITYGDVGHIDIIGSLLAPLRPVAPPVLADIAEFVRSMAGD; this is translated from the coding sequence GCGCATCGCCGCGGCGCTCACGCCGTCCGGCGGATATGTCGTGCGGCGCGACATCGCCTATGGCCCGCTGCCGCGGCACCGCGTGGATGTCTACACGCCCGAGGCCGCGGCCGCCGATACGCCCGTGGTCGTGTTCCTCCATGGCGGCGCATGGCGCAACGGATCGAAGGACACCTACGGCTTCCTGGGCGAGGCCTTCGCGTCGCGCGGGATCGCGACAGCAGTACCGAACTACCGGCTCTACCCGCAGGTGCGCTTCCCGACCTTTGTCGAGGATTGCGCGCTCGCGATGAGCTGGGCGGCAGGCGCACCCGACCTGCCAAGCGGTGCGCGCGTGCTGGCGGGACATTCGGCCGGCGCGCATATCGCCATGCTGCTCGCGCTCGACCCGCGCTGGGGCGTGGCGGCGCCGGCGGGCGTGGTGGGCATCGCCGGACCCTACGACTTCCTGCCGCTGCGGGCAGGCGGCTTCCTGGCGGACCTGTTCGGCGGCACCAACCGTGCCGAGACCCAGCCCATCACCTTCGCCGATCGTCCCGGCCCGCCGATGCTGTTGCTGCACGGTCTGGCCGACCGGACAGTGCTGCCGGAACAGAGCGAGCGCCTCGCCACCCGCCGACGCGCCGCGGGATACAGGGCGCAGGTCATCACCTATGGCGATGTGGGGCACATCGACATCATCGGATCTCTGCTGGCGCCGCTGCGGCCGGTGGCGCCGCCGGTGCTGGCGGATATCGCGGAGTTCGTCCGCAGCATGGCGGGGGATTGA
- a CDS encoding sugar phosphate isomerase/epimerase family protein, with amino-acid sequence MSLIDRIGVDVGRKLKLEDAIDWAARNQVRHIDIQLDTGANAVTLFDDARCRDIRARAKANGVHIALHTLSAVNVAEYSPFLSEAVDAYLRAYIEVAPKLDAQWIVVHAGYHFTADVPMRMEAGRDRLARMVKHAEQHGALLLLENLNREPDNAEVHYLACSIDEWRYCYDAIHSPSFALSFTANHAHLLPPGVQGFVDAVPLDRVKEVRLADCWRNGFEEHLVPGQGDFDFGAMFALLESRGYRGAYTNAFGTLDDMQAARAYLVDKARAAGVATG; translated from the coding sequence ATGTCATTGATCGACCGCATCGGCGTCGATGTCGGGCGCAAGCTGAAGCTTGAGGACGCGATCGACTGGGCCGCGCGCAACCAGGTACGCCACATCGATATCCAGCTCGACACCGGCGCCAACGCCGTGACGCTGTTCGATGATGCGCGCTGCCGCGACATCCGCGCGCGTGCGAAGGCGAATGGCGTGCATATCGCGCTGCACACGCTCTCGGCCGTGAACGTCGCCGAATACTCGCCCTTCCTGAGCGAGGCGGTCGACGCCTACCTGCGCGCCTATATCGAGGTCGCGCCGAAGCTCGATGCGCAGTGGATCGTGGTCCATGCCGGCTACCACTTCACCGCCGACGTGCCGATGCGCATGGAAGCCGGGCGCGACCGCCTTGCACGCATGGTCAAGCACGCCGAGCAGCACGGCGCGCTGCTGCTGCTCGAGAACCTCAACCGCGAACCCGACAATGCCGAGGTCCACTACCTCGCCTGCAGCATTGACGAATGGCGCTACTGCTACGACGCGATCCACTCGCCATCCTTCGCGCTGTCCTTCACCGCCAACCATGCGCATCTGCTGCCGCCGGGCGTGCAGGGCTTCGTCGATGCCGTCCCGCTGGATCGCGTGAAGGAGGTCCGCCTGGCCGATTGCTGGCGCAACGGCTTCGAGGAGCACCTGGTTCCCGGCCAGGGCGACTTCGACTTCGGCGCCATGTTCGCGCTGCTGGAATCGCGCGGCTATCGCGGCGCCTACACCAACGCCTTCGGCACGCTCGACGACATGCAGGCCGCCCGGGCGTACCTGGTCGACAAGGCGCGCGCCGCTGGTGTCGCGACCGGCTGA